A genomic stretch from Lathyrus oleraceus cultivar Zhongwan6 chromosome 2, CAAS_Psat_ZW6_1.0, whole genome shotgun sequence includes:
- the LOC127121946 gene encoding uncharacterized mitochondrial protein AtMg00820-like: MEEELDQFAKNNVWDLVPKPKGTHVIGTKWVYRNKLNEKGEVVRNKGRMVPQGYNQQEGIDYNETFSPVTREAGERLHACLAREAEERARKEADEKAILEEEEKAREASEKVSVEAAVVVEAEAKAKVDAEEAACIVAEEFPRLRMLL; the protein is encoded by the exons ATggaagaagaacttgatcaatttgcaaagaaCAATGTCTGGGATCTTGTACCAAAGCCAAAAGGTACCCACGTTATTGGAACAAAATGGGTGTATagaaacaaactaaatgaaaagggagaagtGGTCAGAAACAAAGGACGAATGGTACCACAAGGTTATaatcaacaagaaggcattgactacaacgaaacaTTTTCTCCTGTCaccag AGAAGCTGGAGAGAGGTTGCATGCTTGTCTAGCCAGAGAGGCAGAGGAAAGAGCTCGCAAAGAAGCTGATGAAAAGGCTATCTTagaagaagaagagaaagcaAGAGAAGCTTCAGAAAAGGTCTCGGTTGAggctgctgttgttgttgaagctgaagccaaagccaAGGTTGATGCTGAAGAAGCAGCATGCATTGTTGCGGAAGAGTTTCCAAGGCTAAGGATGCTGCTTTGA